A single window of Mugil cephalus isolate CIBA_MC_2020 chromosome 1, CIBA_Mcephalus_1.1, whole genome shotgun sequence DNA harbors:
- the frem1a gene encoding FRAS1-related extracellular matrix protein 1a isoform X2, with product MGSRRQTLAWTFLPVLLLGMASSSLVKVNKGLKVKRGQSAYLQEGDLQFHIPHQKDACKVEVVLNEPITQRVGKLMPEVFDCHYLADEVKYVHNGCPLLKEDTVKLRLYRFTETETHMEVFSLHVDIMEPECSIIKLGPKFLEVHEFYSLSDPVDGNVVSFHYERRSTLECSVHLSSHDSHLPAHGQLVTGEPEKATKRGDEPESFIPLRQQLDNKARAMCKSEDCLKGLKLVKFTKISCDDFLMMGLRYQHIQPPSPDIDYIAIRLDLKDIRSGSIYKSEQAWIPVRIIGAMPNQPPKPSFMSMFILEVDQFILTPMSTATLDAEDEETPKHLLVFNITKPPVDGFITHLSDHTRPISSFTWFDLNDMLIGYQPPNSSQTQRRNYEVEFEVHDFFFEKSPSMTVHMSVRNADTNAPRVSWNMGLSLLEGQSRPITWEQFQIVDNDNLNAVRLITVDGLQHGRLTVRGGKGFMFTVKDIKEGVVRYHHDDSDSTKDFIIFRITDGRHQTRHKFPIKVLPKDDSPPFLITNMLLEVSEGHMTLLRGSTLQASDMDSSDDYILYNITRPPQAGEVMKIPGPGLTGYPVSHFLQKDLSQSIVFYRHLGNEVFDDSFEVVLSDFHDPPNLSEPQVVMVHIEPVPDQPPKEVPGSSRCLVIKETEVVHITRQQLHFVDQESPDSELTYTVTTPPFYTSPHRSPDAGRLFLVDSIPKFTKDSNAPVLRLFTQHAVNFMKVAYMPPIMDIGPYPQHIQFVLSVTNHLGKTITGICFNVTVVPVDNQPPQVITNPLSVDEGGECWLGPEHLLVSDVDSGEDAIRVELQGEPQHGALQLGGQHLKPGQTFTLQDLKSLKVRYNHDSSETTEDHIEFIATDGTNAFNFVLHVKVTLINDEVPVVVADLKPVLSCAEGQEIVITAEYIYATDADSDNGSLVFLIARQPYHGVVLRSGVVVDRFVQADITAGIITYKHTGLEIGLSPRHDTITFVISDGDTETSALCCGGGNPIRTRGTAQLPVYDLQITVFPVDSQAPSLATGDIFMVDEGGTAPITTSHLKASDVDTVLDELVVNLISPPQFGYIENVLPSPGFEKSNTGISIASFSYNNIIEGHINYVQSRHQRMEPTADQFMLCVSDGKHSSAHVPFYIIINPTNDEVPEFVARNITVQEGDMKQLDLSVLHAIDLDIPKNSLIFSIVRPPQHGSIVNHISGKPVGRRREAGLQSPVVDFTMTDLTNGMDLMYMHDDSESMEDSFTIKLTDGRHQLHRQVMVKVLPVNDEEPRVIRNLGLQVEPGETRLISSVTLFAEDNDSPSSDVLYIFESVPTQGLLQLKHFQISVKDLEKGNIAIFVKPVNVSRGDRVILTTDVLLATDGTDKPEELLYVVTHPPAHGHIEYIKHPGLVISTFSQMDIAANLVAYVHDNQASASTETFQFVVSNGKMSRNGSFEVGVEMVDRVLPSLSSNKGLTVPQGSSMILGPDCLSMSDPDTPPGALTFVLLQPPQYGKLVVASTALTAGSNFTQRDLKELAVAYKHDGGPSQIDRFAFTASDSTNRGFLLDGRLHTEPVFFTIQIKPLDKSPPEVVKLLPLWKAELLADGRFGIFLSSRELKARDGDSRDEELIFCIVRPPYFGYLENITTGRFAPQRFPQVELNKRTIVYVINPDKETLSDSLEFRVSDPLGNTGPSHMLEFRWSSVELSQPEYSACEEQGAIGLDVIRKGNLAESSYITLKVKEATAAAGKDFILNPSSLIQFDPGVSKRSWQTEIVQDHLEEAEETFEVLLVSPVGAVIGSISKAQLTIRDSGRGQCRLNQDQRAPVLGGKEIRSDTYPQHGSIQLEKLPLGTESVIWTRGDGIPVPDSSLPKKKLRVVGNPKSIAPSSVFHNGTDLVYTYHGIMQMQVEDETSPSRKGRKANIQVVSRGALQQMSAMEAKSRPDPPRKHARPLKTGPAKGYAPPDNSTPKPCLPELMGFLHFNQTANQLYHCNGVSWKPWAPTDQMVSAQTCPQGWTFHGGHCYILSAERKVTWSTANRACRERYKGTLASVLSKVDMDWLWDFSGRKPFWIGLNDREGRGRWEWAGGEPVGYTNWRKAPPRSKIKGGKKCVLVWRRAKWQIRDCKTSRGHRFVCSV from the exons ATGGGTTCGCGTCGTCAAACTCTGGCCTGGACGTTCCTCCCAGTGCTTCTACTGGGAATGGCTTCTTCCTCTCTTGTGAAAGTCAACAAAGGTTTAAAGGTGAAGCGGGGTCAGTCGGCCTACCTTCAGGAGGGTGACCTGCAGTTCCATATTCCCCACCAGAAGGACGCCTGCAAGGTGGAGGTGGTGTTGAACGAGCCCATAACTCAACGAGTGGGAAAGCTCATGCCTGag gtGTTTGACTGCCATTACCTGGCTGATGAGGTGAAGTACGTCCACAACGGCTGTCCATTGTTAAAGGAGGACACCGTCAAGCTTCGCTTATACAG gttcacagagacagagacgcaCATGGAGGTGTTTTCTCTTCACGTGGACATCATGGAACCAGAATGCAGTATCATCAAGCTGGGGCCCAAGTTCCTTGAGGTTCATGAGTTCTACAGCCTCTCCGATCCTGTCGATGGCAACGTGGTGTCCTTCCACTATGAAAGGAGGTCTACCCTGGAATGCAGTGTTCACCTAAGTAGCCATGACTCCCACCTGCCAGCCCATGGACAGCTGGTCACCGGAGAGCCGGAGAAAGCCACCAAGAGAGGAGACGAGCCAGAGAGCTTCATTCCCCTGCGTCAACAGCTGG ATAATAAAGCCAGAGCGATGTGTAAATCTGAGGATTGTCTGAAGGGTCTGAAACTAGTGAAGTTCACCAAGATTTCCTGTGATGACTTCCTGATGATGGGGCTACGGTATCAGCACATACAGCCTCCATCTCCAGACATAGACTACATCGCAATCAGACTGGACCTCAAGGACATTAGAAGTGGCAGCATATATAAG TCCGAACAGGCCTGGATCCCAGTTCGGATCATTGGTGCCATGCCCAACCAGCCTCCTAAACCATCCTTCATGTCTATGTTTATCCTGGAAGTAGACCAGTTCATCCTAACACCCATGTCCACTGCTACGTTGGATGCCGAAGATGAGGAAACTCCTAAGCACCTTTTGGTTTTTAACATCACTAAACCTCCAGTGGATGGGTTCATCACGCACTTGTCCGACCACACACGCCCAATCTCCTCTTTTACGTGGTTTGATCTCAATGACATGCTCATTGGGTATCAACCTCCGAACTCCTCGCAAACCCAACGTAGGAATTACGAG GTCGAGTTTGAGGTTCACGATTTTTTCTTTGAGAAGAGCCCGTCAATGACTGTTCACATGTCAGTAAGGAATGCTGACACAAATGCACCCAGAGTCTCCTGGAACATGG GTCTCAGCCTGTTAGAGGGTCAGTCTCGTCCGATAACATGGGAGCAGTTCCAGATAGTGGACAACGACAATTTGAACGCTGTTCGTCTCATCACGGTGGATGGCCTTCAGCATGGACGGCTGACTGTCAGAG GTGGAAAAGGCTTCATGTTCACAGTCAAAGACATCAAAGAGGGCGTGGTTCGCTATCACCACGACGACAGTGACTCCACCAAGGACTTCATCATCTTTCGCATCACCGACGGCCGCCATCAGACCCGACACAAGTTCCCCATTAAGGTCCTTCCTAAGGACGACAGCCCTCCTTTCCTCATCACCAACATGCTGCTGGAGGTCTCTGAGGGCCACATGACTCTGTTGAGGGGCTCCACCCTCCAGGCCTCAGACATGGACTCCAGCGACGATTACATCCTCTATAACATTACCCGCCCCCCACAGGCAGGAGAGGTCATGAAGATCCCAGGACCAGGGCTCACAG GTTATCCTGTCAGCCACTTTCTGCAGAAGGACCTGTCTCAGTCGATCGTCTTCTATCGACACCTTGGGAACGAGGTGTTCGATGATTCCTTTGAGGTGGTGCTGTCGGATTTCCATGATCCCCCAAACCTCTCAGAGCCACAA GTGGTGATGGTGCACATAGAACCAGTTCCAGACCAACCACCTAAAGAGGTTCCCGGGTCCAGTCGGTGTCTTGTGATCAAAGAAACTGAAGTGGTTCATATAACGCGGCAGCAGCTTCACTTTGTAGATCAGGAGTCGCCAGACAGCGAGCTGACATACACCGTTACCACTCCGCCTTTCTATACCAGTCCTCACAG GAGTCCAGATGCAGGGAGGTTGTTCCTTGTCGACAGCATACCTAAATTCACCAAGGACTCCAATGCACCAGTGCTGAGGCTCTTCACacaa CATGCCGTGAACTTCATGAAAGTAGCCTACATGCCTCCAATCATGGACATCGGTCCGTACCCCCAGCATATCCAGTTTGTTCTCTCTGTTACCAACCACCTGGGTAAAACTATCACCGGGATCTGCTTTAACGTCACTGTGGTACCAGTGGACAACCAACCACCACag GTTATCACAAACCCATTGTCTGTAGATGAAGGAGGGGAGTGCTGGCTCGGCCCTGAACACTTACTGGTGTCGGATGTAGATTCTGGTGAAGACGCCATTCGGGTGGAGCTTCAGGGAGAACCACAGCACGGTGCTCTGCAGCTGGGTGGCCAACATCTAAAACCAGGCCAAACCTTTACCCTGCAAGATCTGAAAAGCCTTAAAGTTAG GTATAATCATGACAGCTCAGAAACCACAGAGGACCACATTGAATTCATTGCAACCGATGGCACCAATGCGTTCAATTTTGTCCTGCACGTGAAG gTAACACTTATCAACGATGAAGTCCCAGTAGTGGTAGCTGATCTGAAACCAGTTCTGAGCTGTGCAGAGGGACAGGAAATAGTCATCACAGCAGAGTACATCTACGCTACTGATGCAGACAGCGACAATGGCAGCCTGGTCTTCTTGATTGCCCGGCAGCCGTATCATGGCGTGGTGCTGCGAAGTGGTGTTGTGGTTGACCGCTTCGTCCAGGCAGACATCACCGCAGGGATCATCacctacaaacacacag GATTGGAGATTGGACTGTCCCCTCGCCATGACACCATCACCTTTGTCATTTCCGATGGGGACACAGAGACCTCGGCTTTATGCTGCGGTGGAGGGAACCCCATCAGGACCAGAGGCACGGCTCAGCTTCCCGTGTACGACCTCCAGATCACGGTGTTTCCTGTCGACAGCCAAGCCCCTTCACTAGCTACAG GGGACATCTTCATGGTGGATGAAGGTGGGACTGCCCCAATTACTACGTCTCATCTGAAAGCCTCTGACGTGGACACAGTCCTGGATGAGCTGGTGGTCAATCTGATTTCTCCACCCCAGTTTGGCTACATTGAAAATGTCCTTCCCAGTCCTGGCTTTGAGAAAAGCAACACAGGCATCAGCATAG cttctttttcATACAACAACATCATTGAGGGTCACATTAACTACGTGCAGTCCAGACACCAAAGGATGGAGCCCACAGCCGACCAGTTCATGCTCTGTGTGTCAGacggtaaacacagctctgccCACGTCCCCTTCTACATCATCATCAACCCGACAAACGACGAGGTTCCAGAGTTTGTGGCTCGCAACATCACA GTACAAGAAGGAGACATGAAGCAGCTGGACCTGTCGGTGTTGCACGCGATAGACTTGGACATCCCCAAGAACAGCCTGATTTTCAGCATTGTCAGACCTCCTCAGCACGGCAGCATCGTCAACCACATCAGTGGGAAGCCAGTCGGCAGGAGACGTGAAGCCGGTCTTCAATCCCCTGTGGTTGATTTCACCATGACAGATCTTACAAATG GTATGGATCTGATGTACATGCATGATGACTCTGAGAGCATGGAGGACAGTTTTACCATCAAGCTGACTGATGGCAGACAccagctccacagacaggtgaTGGTCAAGGTGCTGCCAGTGAATGACGAGGAGCCTCGTGTCATCAG GAACCTTGGACTACAGGTGGAGCCGGGGGAAACCAGGCTTATATCCAGCGTTACGCTATTTGCAGAGGACAACGACAGCCCCTCTTCAGATGTCTTGTATATCTTTGAGAGTGTCCCGACCCAGGGACTTCTTCAGCTTAAG CACTTCCAGATTTCTGTGAAGGATCTAGAAAAAG GAAACATTGCCATTTTCGTGAAACCTGTGAACGTCAGCCGAGGCGACCGCGTCATTCTCACCACAGATGTTCTTCTGGCCACGGACGGCACCGATAAGCCAGAGGAGCTTTTGTACGTCGTCACCCACCCACCGGCTCACGGACACATAGAGTACATCAAGCATCCCGGACTGGTCATCTCCACCTTCAGCCAGATGGACATAGCAGCGAACCTCGTCGCTTACGTGCACGACAACCAAGCCAGCGCGTCCACGGAAACCTTTCA GTTTGTTGTGAGCAATGGCAAAATGAGCAGAAATGGGAGTTTTGAGGTCGGGGTGGAAATGGTGGACCGTGTCCTGCCGTCTCTGTCCTCCAACAAGGGGCTCACTGTCCCACAAGGTTCTTCCATGATCCTGGGCCCCGACTGTCTGTCCATGTCTGACCCCGACACCCCACCCGGTGCCCTGACCTTTGTCCTCCTGCAGCCCCCACAGTACGGCAAACTGGTCGTAGCCAGTACCGCACTGACCGCCGGTTCAAACTTCACTCAGAGAGATTTGAAGGAGCTAGCAGTGGCGTACAAACACGATGGGGGACCATCACAGATCGACCGATTCGCCTTTACGGCCTCTGACAGTACTAATCGAGGCTTCCTGTTGGATGGGCGTCTGCACACGGAGCCTGTGTTCTTTACTATTCAG ATCAAGCCTTTGGATAAGTCGCCTCCGGAGGTCGTGAAGCTGCTCCCACTCTGGAAGGCAGAGCTTTTAGCCGACGGCCGGTTTggtatttttctgtcttctcgTGAGCTGAAGGCCCGGGACGGCGACAGTAGGGACGAAGAACTGATATTCTGCATCGTTCGTCCACCTTACTTTGGGTACCTGGAGAACATCACTACAG GTAGATTTGCGCCTCAGCGCTTCCCTCAGGTAGAGCTGAACAAAAGAACCATCGTCTATGTCATCAATCCGGACAAGGAGACTCTCTCAGACAGCCTGGAGTTCAGAGTGTCTGATCCTCTGGGCAACACAGGGCCCTCTCACAT GCTTGAGTTCAGGTGGTCCAGTGTGGAGTTGTCTCAGCCCGAGTACTCTGCGTGCGAGGAGCAGGGAGCTATCGGGCTGGACGTCATCCGAAAGGGGAACTTGGCAGAGTCGTCGTATATCACCTTAAAG GTAAAGGAGGCGACGGCAGCCGCGGGAAAAGATTTCATCCTAAACCCTTCGTCACTCATTCAGTTTGATCCAG GAGTGTCAAAGCGGAGCTGGCAAACTGAGATCGTCCAAGATCACCtcgaggaggctgaggagacgtttgaagtgctgctggtgtcacCTGTAGGCGCTGTAATTGGCAGCATTAGCAAGGCTCAACTCACCATCAGGGACTCAGGAagag GTCAGTGCAGGTTAAACCAGGATCAGAGGGCTCCTGTGCTTGGAGGAAAAGAGATCCGGTCTGACACGTACCCCCAACATGGCTCCATCCAGCTCGAGAAACTTCCCCTCGGCACAGAATCCGTCATCTGGACACGTGGAGACGGCATCCCCGTGCCGGATTCAAGCCTCCCAAAAAAGAAACTCAGAGTCGTGGGCAATCCAAAATCA ATTGCGCCATCATCGGTTTTCCATAATGGGACAGACTTAGTTTACACC TATCATGGCATTATGCAAATGCAAGTAGAAGATGAGACCTCCCCCTCCAGAAAGGGCAGAAAGGCAAACATCCAGGTGGTCAGCAGGGGGGCGCTGCAGCAGATGTCAGCGATGGAAGCTAAATCCAGACCGGATCCTCCAAGAAAGCATGCAAGGCCTCTGAAAACTGGACCGGCGAAAGGATAT GCTCCACCAGATAACTCCACCCCCAAGCCCTGTCTTCCAGAACTGATGGGATTCCTTCACTTCAACCAAACCGCCAATCAGCTCTATCACTGCAACGGTGTCTCCTGGAAACCTTGGGCCCCAACAGATCAg ATGGTGAGCGCTCAGACGTGTCCTCAGGGCTGGACCTTTCACGGCGGCCATTGTTACATCCTCAGCGCTGAGCGTAAGGTCACGTGGAGCACAGCCAACAGGGCCTGCAGGGAAAG ATACAAAGGAACCCTCGCGAGTGTACTCTCTAAAGTCGACATGGACTGGCTGTGGGACTTCAGTGGGAGAAAACCATTCTGGATAG GCCTGAATGACAGGGAGGGTCGAGGACGCTGGGAGTGGGCGGGCGGCGAGCCGGTCGGCTACACCAACTGGAGGAAGGCGCCCCCTCGGTCCAAAATCAAGGGAGGCAAGAAGTGCGTGCTGGTGTGGAGGAGGGCGAAGTGGCAAATCAGGGACTGCAAGACGAGCAGGGGCCATCGGTTTGTGTGCTCGGTGTga